The following are encoded together in the Bacillus cereus group sp. RP43 genome:
- a CDS encoding ABC transporter substrate-binding protein produces the protein MKKLIAVFCIMLLAVFTFAACSSKKENTKDQTQNIRVGEVTHSLFYAPLYVGIEKGFFKDEGLNIDLQTTAGGDKTMTALLSGGIDIALVGSETSIYVHQQGAKDPVINFAQLTQTDGTFLVSRKKLNSFNWNDVKGVTFLGQRKGGMPQMVGEYVLKKNGIDPHKDTNLIQNIEFANIANAFASGTGEFVQLFEPTASILEKEGKGYIVASFGAESGTVPYTTFMAKESFLKKDKATAEKFTRALYKAQQWVDTHSPEEIADAVSPLFKDTSKDISVKVIERYKKQHSYATNPLLDDAEWKQLQTIMKEAGELQKEVPHEALVNTKIAESVIKK, from the coding sequence GTGAAAAAATTAATAGCTGTTTTTTGCATCATGTTACTAGCTGTTTTCACATTCGCTGCTTGTAGTAGCAAAAAAGAAAATACAAAAGATCAAACTCAAAACATTCGTGTCGGCGAAGTTACCCATTCTCTCTTCTATGCCCCGTTATATGTTGGAATTGAGAAGGGATTTTTTAAAGATGAAGGATTAAATATTGACTTACAAACAACAGCTGGCGGAGATAAAACGATGACCGCTCTTTTATCTGGCGGAATTGATATTGCTCTTGTCGGTTCTGAAACGTCTATTTACGTTCATCAACAAGGAGCAAAAGACCCTGTTATTAACTTCGCACAGCTTACACAAACAGATGGGACATTTTTAGTTTCACGTAAAAAATTAAACTCTTTTAATTGGAATGACGTAAAAGGTGTTACGTTTTTAGGACAACGTAAAGGCGGTATGCCACAAATGGTTGGCGAATACGTTTTAAAGAAAAATGGCATTGACCCTCACAAAGATACGAACTTAATTCAAAATATCGAGTTTGCTAACATTGCAAATGCCTTTGCATCTGGTACAGGAGAATTTGTACAGCTCTTTGAACCGACTGCAAGTATACTTGAAAAAGAAGGAAAAGGTTATATCGTCGCTTCTTTCGGAGCTGAATCTGGCACTGTTCCTTATACAACGTTTATGGCAAAAGAAAGTTTCTTAAAGAAAGATAAAGCTACTGCTGAAAAATTCACGCGCGCACTCTATAAAGCGCAGCAATGGGTTGATACACATAGTCCAGAAGAGATTGCCGATGCCGTTTCACCACTATTTAAAGACACTTCAAAAGACATTTCAGTAAAAGTAATTGAGCGCTACAAAAAACAACATTCTTATGCGACAAATCCATTATTAGATGATGCAGAATGGAAACAGCTCCAAACGATTATGAAAGAAGCTGGTGAATTACAAAAAGAAGTTCCACATGAAGCGCTCGTCAATACAAAAATTGCCGAAAGCGTTATTAAGAAATAG
- a CDS encoding HAD family hydrolase, producing MIRAVLFDLDGTLLDRRQSLEQFIRDQYNRFAFHLINIEKFEYCSRFLELDNNGYTWKDKVYSTLLCEYNITTLTQEQLLHDYITNFQHHCIPFPNMHELLQQLKQRNIKIGIITNGFTEFQMSNLRALNIHTYTNTILVSEAEGVKKPHPEIFERALQKLNVKAEECLYVGDHPENDALGSEQVGIFGVWKRDLFWGDFEHSRVVDDLLEVLSFLEVENSP from the coding sequence ATGATTCGAGCAGTCTTATTTGACTTAGATGGAACACTATTAGATCGTCGCCAATCTCTAGAGCAATTTATTCGTGATCAATATAATCGCTTCGCCTTTCATTTGATAAACATAGAAAAATTCGAGTATTGCTCTCGTTTTCTCGAGCTTGATAATAATGGTTACACATGGAAAGATAAGGTATACTCCACTCTCCTTTGCGAATACAACATTACCACTTTAACGCAAGAGCAACTGTTGCACGACTACATTACAAACTTCCAACATCATTGTATTCCCTTCCCAAACATGCATGAACTACTTCAACAATTAAAACAGCGAAACATTAAAATTGGTATAATTACAAACGGCTTTACTGAATTTCAGATGAGCAACCTTCGAGCATTAAACATACATACGTATACAAATACAATTCTCGTTTCAGAAGCAGAAGGAGTCAAAAAACCTCATCCTGAAATTTTCGAACGTGCTTTACAAAAGCTGAATGTAAAAGCCGAAGAATGTCTTTACGTTGGAGATCATCCAGAAAACGATGCGCTCGGTTCTGAACAAGTAGGAATTTTTGGCGTTTGGAAGAGAGATTTATTTTGGGGTGACTTTGAGCATTCACGTGTGGTGGATGATTTATTGGAGGTTCTTTCGTTTTTAGAGGTAGAGAATAGCCCATAA
- a CDS encoding catalase: protein MDGRENKKIEQLQSFTKDNDGKEMTTNTGVKISNDENSLTVGDRGPTLLEDFLMREKLAHFDRERIPERVVHARGYGAHGVFELYESLEDLTMAHFLQEPSKKTPIFIRFSEVAGSKGANETNRDVRGFAVKFYTEEGNFDLVGNNIPIFFIQDGIKFPDLIHALKPEPHNEIPQGQTAHDTFWDFIANNQESAAMMMWIMSDRTIPRSFRMMQGFGVHTFRLVNKQGKSRFVKFHWKPKLGVHSLIWDEAQKLGGADPDYHRRDLWENINAGNYPEYELGVQILEEEDEFKYDFDILDATKIWPEEDFPVKIIGKMTLNRNVDNVFAETEQVALHPGSIVRGIDFTNDPLLQGRLFSYTDTQLARVGTNYQELPINRPVCPFHNNQRDGASKYIIDKGKVAYHNNSLANNSPFTVPGTKGGFVTYPSTVSGHKTRETAASFKDHFSQARLFWNSMSHVEKIHIMQAFSFELGKVKSKSVRQQVVDMIGHISTELATLVAEAVGATVPNVQESHVTKSSPALSMANTTFSPNTLRVGVIVANGYDGQNAQSMLQQFKRVGLQPVIISERLGIVQGTQNVQWEVNDTFLTGSPLLYDGLFLIGGNLDDHFLNKASSFVVESYNHFKPLGAFQNGTTIIQSLNIEGKPGVITEQNSTLLANEFIQAMTKQRFWERAY from the coding sequence ATGGACGGTCGTGAAAATAAAAAAATAGAACAGTTACAATCCTTTACAAAAGACAATGACGGAAAAGAGATGACAACAAATACAGGTGTCAAAATTTCAAATGATGAAAACTCCTTAACAGTTGGTGATCGTGGTCCTACACTTTTAGAAGATTTCCTTATGCGAGAAAAACTCGCTCATTTTGACCGTGAACGAATTCCTGAAAGAGTCGTGCACGCCCGCGGTTACGGAGCACATGGTGTTTTTGAGCTATATGAATCTTTAGAAGACTTAACAATGGCTCATTTTTTACAAGAACCATCTAAAAAGACACCTATTTTTATTCGTTTTTCCGAAGTAGCTGGATCAAAAGGTGCAAATGAAACGAACCGAGATGTACGAGGATTCGCTGTTAAATTTTATACAGAAGAAGGAAATTTCGATTTAGTAGGAAACAACATTCCCATTTTCTTCATTCAAGATGGTATTAAATTTCCGGATCTTATTCACGCTCTTAAACCAGAGCCACATAATGAGATTCCCCAAGGGCAAACAGCACATGATACTTTTTGGGACTTTATCGCCAATAATCAAGAATCAGCTGCTATGATGATGTGGATTATGTCAGATCGCACAATTCCGAGAAGTTTTCGAATGATGCAAGGATTCGGCGTTCATACATTTCGCTTAGTTAACAAACAAGGAAAGTCACGATTCGTAAAATTCCACTGGAAGCCAAAGCTTGGCGTTCACTCGTTAATTTGGGATGAAGCTCAAAAACTAGGCGGCGCTGATCCAGATTATCATCGCCGTGATTTATGGGAAAATATTAATGCGGGAAACTACCCTGAGTACGAACTTGGTGTTCAAATTTTAGAAGAAGAGGACGAATTTAAATACGATTTCGATATATTAGATGCAACGAAAATTTGGCCAGAAGAAGACTTCCCTGTTAAAATCATCGGAAAAATGACGTTAAATCGGAACGTTGATAACGTATTTGCAGAAACAGAACAAGTCGCACTGCACCCTGGAAGTATCGTCCGCGGTATCGATTTTACAAATGATCCTCTCTTACAAGGTAGACTCTTTTCTTATACAGATACACAATTAGCCCGCGTCGGTACAAACTATCAAGAGTTACCGATTAACCGCCCAGTATGTCCTTTTCATAACAATCAAAGAGATGGTGCGTCTAAATATATAATTGATAAAGGAAAAGTCGCTTACCATAATAACTCTTTAGCCAATAACTCTCCCTTTACTGTACCTGGTACGAAAGGTGGTTTCGTTACATATCCTTCTACTGTTTCTGGACATAAAACGAGAGAAACAGCCGCTAGTTTTAAGGACCATTTCTCACAAGCCCGTTTATTTTGGAATAGTATGAGCCACGTCGAAAAAATCCATATTATGCAGGCCTTCTCCTTTGAATTAGGAAAAGTAAAAAGTAAATCAGTTCGCCAACAAGTCGTAGATATGATTGGTCATATAAGTACGGAATTAGCTACTTTAGTAGCTGAAGCAGTCGGGGCAACAGTGCCAAATGTTCAAGAATCACATGTTACAAAATCCTCACCAGCACTCAGTATGGCGAATACAACATTTAGTCCAAATACATTACGAGTAGGCGTCATTGTCGCAAACGGATATGACGGGCAAAACGCACAATCTATGCTACAGCAATTCAAACGAGTCGGTCTTCAGCCAGTAATTATTTCCGAACGATTAGGTATAGTGCAAGGAACACAAAATGTACAGTGGGAAGTGAATGATACTTTCTTAACAGGATCACCGCTTCTTTATGACGGGCTATTTCTTATTGGTGGAAATCTCGATGATCATTTTCTTAACAAAGCAAGTTCATTTGTCGTAGAATCATATAATCACTTTAAGCCACTTGGCGCTTTCCAAAATGGAACTACTATTATTCAATCTTTAAATATCGAAGGAAAACCTGGAGTTATAACAGAACAAAACTCTACACTACTTGCGAATGAATTTATTCAGGCAATGACAAAACAGCGATTTTGGGAGAGAGCCTATTAA
- a CDS encoding DUF3986 family protein has product MDYEYDDSVHLHLDYFGTECDMESIAYKRKHEDVWDVYFNFGVYGIQKNDVEAGMFMDEYAGYYVFSVHARDLSWEFGSAQFEEWVLKNHIVERTLQK; this is encoded by the coding sequence ATGGATTACGAATACGATGATAGCGTACATTTACATCTTGATTATTTCGGAACTGAATGTGATATGGAATCGATTGCTTATAAGAGGAAGCATGAAGACGTGTGGGATGTGTATTTTAATTTTGGAGTATACGGTATTCAGAAAAATGATGTAGAGGCAGGGATGTTTATGGACGAATATGCCGGTTATTACGTTTTTTCTGTACATGCTCGTGATTTGAGCTGGGAATTTGGAAGTGCACAGTTTGAGGAATGGGTCTTGAAGAACCATATAGTAGAAAGAACGCTTCAAAAATAG
- a CDS encoding ABC transporter permease: MDNIKQLHEQFRKKERQHAWLARSLQLVLLVLFFALWEIASKKEWIDPLLFSSPSSIWDLFLTKWIDGSLWIHIWTTLLETGVGFILGTVLGAIIATFLWWMPLLARVLDPYLVVLNAMPKVALGPIIIVIFGPNISSSIAMGVIISIIITILVIYSAFQEVDSNYIKVMDTFGANKWQCYKHVILPASFPAIISTLKVNVGLSWVGVIFGELLVSKQGLGYLISYGFQVFNFTLVLLSVLLTCVLATLMYIFVEAFEKLLVGKRKKS, translated from the coding sequence TTGGATAATATAAAACAACTACATGAACAGTTTCGAAAAAAAGAAAGACAACATGCATGGTTAGCTCGCTCTTTACAACTTGTACTTCTTGTTCTTTTCTTTGCACTATGGGAAATAGCTAGTAAAAAAGAATGGATTGATCCTCTACTCTTTAGCTCTCCTTCAAGTATTTGGGATCTCTTTTTAACGAAATGGATTGACGGTTCACTTTGGATTCACATATGGACGACATTGCTTGAAACCGGAGTAGGCTTCATTCTCGGAACTGTACTCGGAGCTATTATTGCCACTTTCCTTTGGTGGATGCCACTTTTGGCACGGGTACTTGATCCTTATCTCGTCGTCCTAAATGCAATGCCAAAAGTTGCACTCGGTCCAATTATCATTGTTATTTTTGGTCCAAACATTTCATCTTCTATCGCAATGGGAGTAATCATTTCCATCATCATTACCATTCTCGTTATTTACAGCGCATTTCAAGAAGTCGATTCCAACTATATAAAGGTCATGGACACATTTGGCGCAAATAAATGGCAATGCTATAAGCACGTTATTCTCCCTGCATCTTTCCCTGCGATTATTTCAACGTTAAAAGTGAATGTTGGCTTATCGTGGGTCGGTGTTATTTTCGGGGAACTCCTCGTTTCTAAACAAGGACTTGGCTATTTAATTAGCTACGGATTCCAAGTCTTTAACTTCACACTTGTCTTACTCAGTGTATTGCTCACTTGCGTCCTCGCAACTCTTATGTATATATTTGTCGAGGCATTTGAAAAACTCCTTGTTGGAAAACGAAAAAAAAGCTGA
- a CDS encoding ABC transporter permease subunit, which yields MKSFWGEKITEFIISIAVILTVSYVPFYFFLGNKLDFITYLQRLASPKEIAHIDTNTMQSIPFFERIIEPYTYSMTILFIATCLTIILSIGLSFVYLLVSSKIKQWIERCLILIESVPDLLLIFSLQLFVVWIYKQTGYRFVTIYAFNDERAYFLPIICMTIVPTLHFFRVIVLFLMEEKNKPYVEFARAKGFSNKYILYVHLLRNIMYHLLNHLQPLFLFMISSLLMVEGAFNITGYMSFLIRAGTLNPLTMAWWILLLFVPFYILFAIIHYRVNRITGGASHDI from the coding sequence TTGAAGAGTTTTTGGGGCGAGAAAATAACAGAATTTATCATTAGTATCGCAGTTATTCTTACTGTGAGCTACGTACCATTCTATTTCTTTCTAGGAAATAAGCTTGATTTTATTACATATTTACAGAGGTTAGCTTCTCCAAAGGAGATTGCACATATTGATACGAACACTATGCAGTCAATTCCCTTTTTTGAACGGATCATTGAACCTTATACGTATTCTATGACTATTCTTTTTATCGCTACTTGTTTAACAATTATCCTTTCAATTGGCCTTTCATTCGTATACTTATTAGTTTCTTCTAAAATTAAGCAGTGGATTGAGAGATGTTTAATTTTAATAGAATCAGTTCCAGATTTGTTATTAATTTTTAGTTTACAGTTATTTGTTGTATGGATTTATAAACAGACAGGATATCGCTTCGTTACTATTTATGCGTTTAATGATGAACGTGCCTATTTCTTACCTATTATTTGTATGACTATCGTTCCAACTCTTCATTTTTTCCGTGTTATCGTTTTATTTTTAATGGAAGAGAAGAATAAGCCTTATGTGGAATTTGCTCGTGCAAAAGGATTTAGTAATAAATATATACTGTATGTTCATTTATTACGTAATATTATGTACCATCTATTAAATCACTTGCAGCCGCTTTTTTTGTTCATGATTTCAAGCCTTTTAATGGTAGAGGGAGCTTTTAATATTACGGGATATATGTCTTTCTTAATAAGGGCAGGCACTTTAAATCCTTTAACGATGGCATGGTGGATTCTTTTATTATTTGTTCCATTCTATATTCTATTTGCTATTATACATTACCGAGTGAATCGTATTACAGGAGGGGCTTCTCATGATATATAG
- a CDS encoding alpha/beta hydrolase, with amino-acid sequence MFVTVEKDVHIFVEDINPGPGSKPVFFVHGWPLNHQMYQYQFNILPQHGFRCIAMDIRGNGQSDKPWTGYTYDRLADDIAIVLDALQIENATLVGFSVGGALSIRYMSRYNGRRISKLALIDAVSPSFVKNQQSPYGVPKEQADALISQMYVNLPKFLNDVSLSFFNRNLGAATLEWFSYLGMQSASYALIKILQAAANEDVTKDLSKINVPTKIFHGVHDQLIPYKSAELTKERIKNSEIYPLTNSGHGSPIDQADELNKELIKFLNS; translated from the coding sequence ATGTTCGTTACAGTGGAAAAAGATGTACACATTTTTGTTGAGGATATTAACCCAGGCCCTGGAAGTAAACCTGTCTTCTTCGTTCATGGCTGGCCTTTAAATCATCAAATGTACCAATATCAATTTAATATCTTACCACAACATGGTTTCCGCTGCATCGCCATGGATATACGAGGAAACGGACAGTCTGATAAACCATGGACTGGTTACACTTATGATCGTTTAGCTGATGATATCGCAATTGTATTAGATGCACTTCAAATAGAAAATGCTACGTTAGTTGGTTTCTCAGTCGGTGGTGCTCTTTCTATTCGATACATGTCACGATATAACGGTCGCCGTATTTCTAAACTTGCATTAATTGATGCCGTCTCCCCCTCTTTCGTAAAAAACCAACAATCTCCTTACGGCGTACCGAAAGAACAAGCAGATGCTCTTATTTCTCAAATGTATGTAAATTTACCTAAATTTCTTAATGATGTATCTTTATCATTTTTTAATAGAAACTTAGGAGCTGCCACGTTAGAATGGTTTTCTTATCTCGGTATGCAGTCCGCTTCTTATGCTCTCATCAAAATTTTGCAAGCGGCTGCAAACGAAGACGTAACGAAGGACTTAAGTAAAATTAACGTCCCAACAAAAATATTTCACGGTGTTCACGACCAACTCATCCCTTACAAAAGTGCTGAGCTAACAAAAGAACGAATTAAAAACTCTGAAATATACCCTCTTACAAATAGCGGTCATGGATCTCCAATCGATCAAGCGGATGAATTAAATAAGGAACTAATAAAATTTTTAAATTCATAG
- a CDS encoding ABC transporter permease subunit — protein MIYRNFGSKRFLCGVLYFVGIVVISYLITWFGKDLYMSKTIWLKDANGDVIAAAPFSPLTIPPLGTDRNGFNLFFQLLVGAKFTILFVFGVCVVQVFLGTILGVALAHTPSIVQNLFQKICKVYFFIPTVLWAILWMFPIMLHSQLTGFNMDIIIKQFTVLCFALLPAVILYVNQEINLFMKNEFVTTSKILGASKFRIIRKHIWLYLKEILVVLFLQQFVQLFTLLIHLAFFGILIGGRGVDYDTGKPFSLTNEWAGLIGLYKSEFLAAPWIVIAPLLFFTVSIFVLHMMIKGIKKEHGNSLYSMYKKTKNEPYEQRQEKKDIDKSLFIPVSSRSIEKGS, from the coding sequence ATGATATATAGAAACTTTGGCTCCAAACGTTTTTTGTGTGGTGTCCTTTACTTTGTAGGGATTGTTGTAATTAGTTATCTTATTACATGGTTTGGTAAGGATTTATATATGAGTAAGACAATTTGGCTGAAAGATGCGAATGGGGATGTTATTGCTGCAGCTCCGTTTAGTCCGCTTACAATACCACCACTCGGTACAGATCGTAACGGTTTTAATTTATTTTTTCAATTATTAGTAGGTGCAAAGTTTACAATATTATTTGTATTTGGCGTATGTGTTGTACAAGTGTTTCTGGGCACTATATTAGGTGTAGCATTAGCTCATACACCATCTATAGTACAAAATTTATTTCAAAAAATATGTAAAGTGTATTTCTTTATTCCGACAGTGCTATGGGCGATTTTATGGATGTTTCCAATCATGTTACACAGTCAATTAACTGGATTTAATATGGATATTATTATAAAGCAGTTTACAGTTCTTTGTTTTGCGCTGTTACCAGCTGTTATTCTTTATGTGAATCAAGAAATCAATTTATTTATGAAAAATGAGTTTGTTACAACTTCGAAAATATTAGGTGCTTCAAAGTTTCGGATTATTAGAAAACATATATGGTTGTATTTAAAAGAAATTCTTGTCGTTCTTTTTTTACAGCAATTTGTTCAATTATTTACGTTATTAATTCATTTGGCGTTCTTTGGGATTTTAATAGGGGGACGAGGCGTAGATTATGATACGGGAAAACCATTCTCACTTACGAATGAATGGGCTGGTTTAATTGGTCTATACAAAAGTGAATTTTTAGCAGCACCATGGATTGTCATTGCACCACTACTATTCTTTACTGTTTCTATATTCGTTTTACATATGATGATTAAAGGGATAAAGAAAGAGCACGGTAACAGTCTATATTCTATGTATAAAAAGACAAAGAATGAGCCATATGAGCAAAGACAGGAAAAGAAGGACATAGATAAATCATTGTTCATTCCGGTGTCTTCTAGATCGATAGAAAAAGGTAGTTAA
- a CDS encoding recombinase family protein, which produces MKKLYGKLVCFMISTGLVAGCDMSEQTSKREKKDVCETTEECTQIGDKTLQKVYKKIDGLSELEVLEDYDLEGHSSNDMKEAEMKKEDDENYFFLASYYIDGDEIVDPYFDKLDRKRLNKVFAEDKEAKEEVLEQRQDRGYHESLWEMYSTLIPAKYRTDIKEFDMVTDGYDGIVAHVMPSVEYPKEWALSLDTLDSAVNIDQVMKTLIHETAHILTLGHKQIPVNEKYLKAFEEDKDISSYQNKCKSLFLQEGCAKESSYINQFHNLFWKPIEPEWTEKKVEESEEAQIEFFKEKQNEFVSLYGTTNVAEDIADTFTAFILQDSKKVKEGTELKYKKIAFFYQFPELVKMRAEVLAGLYDVSKTIE; this is translated from the coding sequence ATGAAGAAACTGTATGGAAAATTAGTGTGTTTTATGATTTCAACGGGCTTAGTAGCTGGATGTGATATGTCGGAGCAAACTTCGAAAAGAGAGAAAAAAGATGTGTGCGAAACGACAGAAGAATGCACACAAATAGGTGATAAGACGCTTCAAAAAGTGTATAAAAAGATAGATGGACTTTCAGAACTTGAAGTACTAGAGGATTATGATTTAGAAGGACATTCAAGTAACGATATGAAAGAAGCAGAAATGAAAAAAGAGGATGATGAAAATTATTTCTTTTTAGCTTCTTATTATATTGATGGTGATGAAATTGTAGACCCTTATTTCGATAAACTAGATCGTAAACGATTGAATAAGGTTTTTGCTGAAGATAAAGAAGCGAAAGAAGAGGTGCTGGAACAACGTCAAGATAGAGGGTATCATGAATCGTTATGGGAGATGTATAGCACGCTTATTCCAGCTAAGTATCGCACTGACATAAAAGAGTTTGATATGGTAACAGATGGTTACGACGGAATTGTCGCCCACGTTATGCCGAGTGTAGAGTATCCGAAAGAGTGGGCCCTTAGTTTAGATACGCTTGATTCAGCAGTAAATATTGATCAAGTGATGAAAACATTAATACATGAGACGGCTCACATATTGACACTGGGACATAAACAAATACCAGTAAATGAAAAATACTTAAAGGCTTTTGAAGAAGATAAAGATATTTCATCATACCAAAATAAATGTAAATCTCTTTTCTTGCAAGAAGGATGTGCGAAGGAGAGCTCTTATATAAATCAATTCCACAATTTGTTCTGGAAACCAATTGAGCCGGAGTGGACAGAAAAGAAAGTGGAAGAAAGCGAAGAAGCTCAAATTGAATTTTTTAAAGAGAAACAAAATGAGTTTGTTTCACTGTACGGGACGACAAATGTAGCAGAAGATATTGCGGATACATTTACAGCGTTTATTTTACAAGATTCAAAAAAGGTGAAAGAAGGGACAGAATTAAAATATAAAAAAATTGCCTTCTTCTATCAATTCCCCGAGCTTGTAAAAATGAGAGCGGAAGTGTTAGCGGGATTATATGATGTTTCGAAAACGATAGAGTAA
- a CDS encoding YwbE family protein, producing MLKKLLLFLLTGLCVVVLTACKDEEEKLKAAEEQKIDEKKVEEDKKVEEESKQEEQQKEEEEKRKQEEQQRAEEEKRKQEEQQRVEEEKRKQEEQQRVEEEKRKQEEQQRVEEEKRKQEEQQRVEEEKRKQEEKQKIQQQQSAQQERTQKQEKTTQATGGKPTRSQISVGSHVVIQLDKDYSKTVSGVVKDILTNTETHTYGIKVRLQDGQIGRVQSVG from the coding sequence ATGTTAAAAAAATTATTATTATTTTTACTTACGGGCTTATGTGTAGTTGTTTTAACAGCTTGTAAAGATGAAGAGGAAAAGCTGAAGGCAGCGGAAGAACAGAAAATAGATGAGAAGAAAGTTGAAGAAGATAAGAAGGTAGAAGAGGAAAGCAAACAAGAAGAGCAGCAAAAGGAAGAGGAAGAAAAACGTAAGCAAGAAGAACAACAAAGGGCAGAGGAAGAAAAGCGTAAGCAGGAAGAGCAGCAAAGAGTAGAGGAAGAAAAACGTAAGCAGGAAGAGCAGCAAAGAGTAGAAGAAGAAAAGCGTAAGCAAGAAGAGCAGCAAAGAGTAGAGGAAGAAAAACGTAAGCAAGAAGAGCAGCAAAGAGTAGAAGAAGAAAAGCGTAAGCAAGAAGAGAAACAGAAGATTCAGCAACAGCAGTCGGCACAACAAGAGAGAACACAGAAACAAGAAAAAACAACACAAGCAACAGGTGGGAAACCGACAAGATCACAAATTTCGGTCGGTTCACATGTAGTTATTCAATTGGATAAAGATTATAGTAAAACAGTGAGTGGTGTTGTGAAAGATATTTTAACAAATACAGAAACACATACGTACGGAATTAAAGTTCGATTACAAGATGGACAAATTGGCCGTGTGCAAAGTGTAGGTTAA
- a CDS encoding ABC transporter ATP-binding protein yields MSFLQIRNVSHCFFAKENAKLILEDISLQVEEGEFISILGPSGCGKTTLLSIIAGLLDPIEGIVFLDGEPITTKTPSMGYMLQQDYLFPWKTIEENIMLGLHIRKIYGENTKEHTLKLLKQVGLYDIEQQYPHELSGGMRQRAALVRTLATDPRILLLDEPFSALDYQTKLKLEDLVFTLLRKYKKTSLLVTHDIEEAIAMSDRIYLLQANPGKIAKTFIVPESIRSLSPLEARHHHDFPSLFQEIWKELERLG; encoded by the coding sequence ATGAGCTTTTTACAAATACGTAACGTTTCTCACTGCTTTTTTGCAAAAGAAAATGCCAAACTTATTCTTGAAGATATAAGTTTGCAAGTAGAAGAAGGCGAATTTATTTCAATCCTTGGTCCAAGTGGTTGCGGAAAAACAACACTCCTCTCCATCATCGCGGGGCTACTCGATCCAATTGAAGGTATCGTATTTTTAGATGGTGAACCGATTACAACTAAGACCCCATCTATGGGCTATATGCTCCAGCAAGATTACTTGTTTCCTTGGAAAACAATTGAAGAAAATATTATGCTCGGACTTCATATTCGAAAGATTTATGGTGAAAATACGAAAGAACATACATTAAAACTTTTAAAACAAGTCGGCCTATATGATATAGAACAGCAATACCCTCATGAACTATCCGGCGGTATGCGTCAACGTGCTGCCCTCGTTCGAACATTAGCGACCGATCCAAGAATTTTATTGCTAGATGAACCATTTTCCGCTCTCGATTATCAAACAAAATTAAAACTAGAAGATCTCGTCTTCACATTACTACGTAAATATAAGAAAACATCCCTACTTGTGACACATGATATTGAAGAAGCAATTGCGATGAGTGATCGTATTTATTTGCTGCAGGCGAACCCTGGAAAAATTGCAAAAACGTTCATCGTCCCAGAAAGTATCCGTTCCTTATCGCCATTAGAAGCACGCCATCACCATGACTTCCCATCCCTCTTCCAAGAAATATGGAAGGAGTTGGAACGACTTGGATAA